TCGGGATGATGGCTTTACCATTAGGCGAGAGCTTCGTCATTCCGGATAATGCCTCGATCCTCGTCCTGATCAGCTACGGCATGGTCTGCCAGGTCGGCGGATGGGTAGTGATATCGATGGGCATTCCGCTCGTTGAAGCCTCGCGAATCGGTTTGATTCTGCTGCTTCAGCCTGCGTTGGCATTTGTCTGGGATATTATGCTCTTCGGGAGACCTATTACCGCAATCGAGATCGCAGGAGCGATAATTGCGTTAGCGGCGATCTATCTGGGCGGTTTGAGCAGATCCGGTAAGAAACCACCCGTGACTCAGTAGTCGACAAGTTCAGACCAGGATTCAAGTAACACTGGACAAAGCCGACCCCGACCATTATACTTGGCCGATCTAAGGAGGACAATATGCAACTGGCTGTACTCGGCTGTGGAATGATGGGAACAGCAGCAATATATGATCTGACACAGAACAACAAAATTGCGAGAATCATCGCGGCAGATATTGATATCGACAATGCAAGAGAGCTCCGGGACAGGTTCGGTGACGACAGAATTGACCCGATCGCTATCGATGTAAACGACCTTGGCGACGTCCGCACTAAGCTGGCTGGATCGAAGGCTATTCTCGGCGCAATCCATTACAAATACAACTATGAACTGTCGAAACTGGCGGTCGAACTCGGTTCGCACTACTGCGACCTCGGCGGCAATAACTCGGTGGTAGATGAGCAGATGACGCTCTCAGACGAGGCGAAGAAAGCCGGAATCTCCATAATCCCGGATTGCGGGCTTGCCCCCGGAATGGTCTCAGTCGTCGTCGCACACGGCGAGAGTCAGTTTGATGTGCTCAAAGATATTCACATTCGCGTCGGCGGACTGCCTCAGCATCCTGAACCTCCGCTCAATTACAAATTGGTATTCTCAGTGGAGGGACTGATAAACGAATATGTCGAGCCGGTACGCGCAATTCGCGACGGCAAGCTTGTCATGCTGCCACCGTTGAGCGAGATCGAGGAGATATCATTCCCAACACCGTTCGAAAAGCTGGAAGCCTTCACAACGTCGGGAGGAACGTCAACACTTGTGAAGACATACTTCGGCAAGACAGAAAATCTCGACTATAAGACTATCAGATATCCCGGGCATTGCGAGAAAATGAAGATGCTGATGGACCTCGGTTTCTTCTCCCCAGAGAAAATCTATGCCGGCGGGAAAAAAGTAACTCCGAGAACAGTCACCGGCGCAATATTCGAAGAGGCCCTGCTGAACGACGACAAAGACTCCGTGCTGGTTCAGGTAGAGCTCGTCGGACAAATCTCCGGCAAGCTGAAAAGCCTCAAGTACCGACTGATTGACTATCATGACGATAGCACGGGTCTGAGTGCCATGATGCGAATGACAGCCTTTCCTGCGATTATCATCTCGCAGATGCAGGCTGATGGCCGGATCACCGCTCGCGGAACGGTGCCGCAGGAACTGGCCGTGCCTCCGGAACCATTCTTCGAAGAACTTGCGAAGCGAAAGATCGTCTTTGAGACTATCTGGACCGACCTTTAGGTCTTACAGCTTCAGATTTCATTGAGTAGCTCAACAATTATTGCCCGACGTGGAGCTCTCCGACAAAGTCGGGATTTACCGGGTTGGAGATGAGTTAAGCCGTTCTCAGTTCAGACGTACAACTCGGGCAGCGCGTCGCCTTCAAAGAGACTGCCGTGAAACAGAAAGGACATTCCCTGGTAGTCGGAGCTGCTGCTGGCGCTTCCTCTTTTCTCTTGAGCTTGTTCATGCTTCGAATCACCATGAAGATTGCGAATGCAACAATCACGAAGCTGATGATGGTGTTGATGAACACACCATAATTGAGTGTAACAGCTCCGGCTTCATTCGCTGCGGCGACAGTTGCGAACGGTCCAGCCGCAGCTGCATCCTTCAGCACAATGAACAGATTCGAAAAATCGGCATTGCCCAGGAGCAATCCGATCGGTGGCATGATCACGTCGGCGACGAGAGACTTGACAATTGTCCCAAATGCTGCGCCGATGATGATACCGACGGCCATGTCCATGACATTGCCCTTGACTGCAAATTCCTTAAATTCCTTCACCATTCCCATAAATGGTCTCCTCCTTATGCAATACTACTTATGCATTTCTAAATCAGCCACCATAACTATAGATGTCAATCAGGAGTTCCCACAAAATGATAGACAATTTGGGTATATTAGATCAACAAAAAAAGCGCACGTCATATCGGCGACGGAGTTTACTTGTGACAACACAGACATCATGGCGAGGATGCATGCGAGATTGCTTCTCGCTCTTCGTAGAAACATGACAACAAACGACTGGCTTACAAAGACACCTGCTAACAGAAGTTATCCTGTCCGGTATTGCCACAATTCGACTTGACATCTTGCTCAGATCTCTGTAATATCCGAGAAGCAGATGATACTGAATCTGGTTACGATTCAGTGGTAAGGCGTTTTCTGTACTCTATATCTAATATAAACGCCAAGTGAAAGGGACTATACGAATGGCTACGGCCATTGGAGGCTGACGATCATGAGGAAGTTGTTCGGACTGGGAGCAGTTATCGTTATCGCTTCGATCGGCGGGTTGCCTTTCAATATTTTGAATTTAGGTACTCCAGATGATCCGCCTACTATCGCGATTAAGGAACCTTGTCCGGGATATGACAGCATAATGAACTTTGGAGATCGAATGCTTGAAGCATGCGATACTGCAGCCGCGCGCATTCATTTCCAAGACGCTGAGGATAGTGCCTGCTCCACAGATCAGAGGGCCGAGGTTCTCAAACGACTGGCGCTGATCCATTTTTCAGAGCAGAACTTCGCCAAGGCGCGAGCATTATTGGATGATGCAAAGGCGCTGAATGCGTCCGACTCTCAGATTGTGAGAAACCACCGCTGGGCATGTGCATCCGCAACTGAGAACAGGTTTGCGGTACCTGTGCCATCGAAAGTGCCAACGGAGTACAGCCTCCTGGTGCAGGATAAATGGGACAGAGCAATCGCGATCGCCAAAGTTGATCATGCTGACCCTTGGGCGAAAGAAGTATTCAACGAGATGGTCCGTTATGGAAACGAAGACCACGATGCGATTTACTATGCAGCGCTAGGCTACTTTGGAGATCATCAATGGGCTTCTGCCCTGATATATCTAGATTCGTGTGAAACAGTCTATCCAGAAGATTTGAACGTTCTACGACTCTGGCGTGCCCAAGTTTACTATGCCCAATCCAAGATTGATATGTACCAAGCTGAACTGGACCTTATTAAGAGAGACAACCCGTGGCACATGGCGATATGGGCGCTGCGCCTGTCCGGTAAAAGTATCTTATTCGTCTAGCGGTCTCCCTCTGGATTCGCATCCATCTCTTCTCTCCGCTGGTTTTATTCTGCTCATCAATCTTGAACAATTGGCAATTATGTCCAACCTTATCTGATTTAGGTCGTCGGTGAGGATCTCTACCAACTGCGTGTCTCTTCTACGCGTCATTTCCAACGAAGCAAACCTCGAAATGGCCATACTCCGATTGTGGTTGAACAGCCTGCATTCCTCGGCGAGCCGGAGCATTGCGGAGGACTTCTCTGCGTCCCACAAACCGGTAAGTGAGTGATTCTCCAAGATACATGGTTCAATGTAGTGACAATAGACTGTGTCTCCCAGCGGGGACACAACATGATACCCACCTTTGAGATTGCTCTGAATCCGGGCAAGCTCTTCCCTGACCAAATATCGGCTATCATCATAGTTGACTGAGTTCACGTAGTAGAA
This sequence is a window from Candidatus Zixiibacteriota bacterium. Protein-coding genes within it:
- a CDS encoding saccharopine dehydrogenase NADP-binding domain-containing protein, translating into MQLAVLGCGMMGTAAIYDLTQNNKIARIIAADIDIDNARELRDRFGDDRIDPIAIDVNDLGDVRTKLAGSKAILGAIHYKYNYELSKLAVELGSHYCDLGGNNSVVDEQMTLSDEAKKAGISIIPDCGLAPGMVSVVVAHGESQFDVLKDIHIRVGGLPQHPEPPLNYKLVFSVEGLINEYVEPVRAIRDGKLVMLPPLSEIEEISFPTPFEKLEAFTTSGGTSTLVKTYFGKTENLDYKTIRYPGHCEKMKMLMDLGFFSPEKIYAGGKKVTPRTVTGAIFEEALLNDDKDSVLVQVELVGQISGKLKSLKYRLIDYHDDSTGLSAMMRMTAFPAIIISQMQADGRITARGTVPQELAVPPEPFFEELAKRKIVFETIWTDL
- the mscL gene encoding large conductance mechanosensitive channel protein MscL, which gives rise to MVKEFKEFAVKGNVMDMAVGIIIGAAFGTIVKSLVADVIMPPIGLLLGNADFSNLFIVLKDAAAAGPFATVAAANEAGAVTLNYGVFINTIISFVIVAFAIFMVIRSMNKLKRKEEAPAAAPTTRECPFCFTAVSLKATRCPSCTSELRTA